Part of the Longimicrobium sp. genome is shown below.
CGGTACTCTCAAGCATCCGCGCCGGAACGCGATCGCCCGCGGAGCTCCGAGAGCCGCTCGCCCGCTTCCGCGCCGCGCTGCTTCATGAAGAGGAAGGATGAGGGCACCAAAGGGACCGCTGGCGCGCATCTCCGAGCGCAACGTGGAGAGCGTGCAGGCGGAGATCGCGCAGGAAAAGGCCGCGTCGCTCGGGCGCGTCGCCACGCGCCTCCTGGACGCGATCGCGCGCCTGGAGGAGCATGACGCCGCGCCGGAGGGTGCGCCCGAGGAGCGCGCCGGGCTGGTGTCGGCGGCGGGTGAGGCGCTGTGGTACTACGTGGTGCAGCGCGAGGCGTGCGGCCTCCGCGGCATGGACGGCGTCCTGCGCGATTTCCGCGTCCCGCGCGAGGTGCACCTGCGCATGGGCCCCAGACCCACCCAGCCCCGCGGCGGAGGTTGATCGCGGCCGGCCAGCGTCGGCGCGAGGGAAAGGGAGGGCAGACACGCAGGTCTGCCCCTACATGTTTGGCGCGACCCGGCAGGCGACGGAACGGAGGCGGACACGGGCGATGGCTGTGCAGAGCGGAGATCCGCCCCCTCTCTCGATAACAGAGGGCGGAGCCCTCTCCTGTTATCGGGAGAGGGGGCAGTCGAGTGTAACGAGACGGGGGTGAGGGCCGGTGAGGGCTCCCGCCTAGTACCCCGCCCCCGTCGTCAGCCCCTCCATCGTCCCCGACGCCCCACCGCCCCCAGCCTCCGAAAGGCGCGCCTTGAGCTCGAAATCGCCGGGGTTGGTGGCGGCCGCGCGGGCGACGCCGAACTCCACCAGCCCCGCCTGCACCAGGTCGGCCAGGTGCTGGTCGAAGCTCTGCATCCCGTACACGTCTCGCCCGGCGGCGATGTGGTCGCGGATCTCGGCGGTCCTCTCCGGATCGATCAC
Proteins encoded:
- a CDS encoding DUF6665 family protein encodes the protein MRAPKGPLARISERNVESVQAEIAQEKAASLGRVATRLLDAIARLEEHDAAPEGAPEERAGLVSAAGEALWYYVVQREACGLRGMDGVLRDFRVPREVHLRMGPRPTQPRGGG